GAAAGTTTACTAAAATCGGATAGTGTTGGGCAATGCCGTCAAGACTCCAGATTAATGAACGGTTGGTGAGGTGAAACGTCCACCAGTAGACCGCGATGATGACGGCAAAGAAAAACGTATAACTCACCCACACGGGGATTTTTCGCAGCTTTTCCATCTCAAATGAACTCCTTGTCAATAAAAAAACGAGGTTCTCCTCGTTTAGTGTAAATCTTAGTGCTCTTCGGAATCATCGTCCGTGGTCACGGGAGCTTCGGTGACTTCGAACCAGTTAATAAATGAGTTTTCGTAATCAAGAACTTTAAAGTTAAAGTGACCAATTTGCACTACGTCACCAACTTCGATGTGCGGGTAGTGATCAATCACAAACCCGGCAATCGTCACGATGTCTGATTCATTAAATTCTTTGATTTGTGTATCAAAATACTTCTCAAAGTCGTAAGTATTGAGTTTACCGCTGATTTTGTAAGAACCATTGGGTTGCTTAAAGATGTAGGTATGACTCGATGGGTCAATTTCGTCGCGGACCGTTCCAAAGAGTTCTTCGTAGATATCTTTGTCAGTGATGATCCCGGAAGTTCCCCCGTATTCGTCAATGACGACCACGATGGGTTGGTGATTCTTAATCATTTGTTGTAACACGATCGAAATCGTGGTGGTTTCTGAAGTGGTGTCAATCTTCCGAATCAAAGTGGTAATTGGTTTATCCGGGTTAATTTGCGATTGCTTGATTAAATCGTAAATGTAGACGTAGCCGAGGATGTCATCTTTATCGTTATCTTTGACGACGGGAAGCCGACTAAACTTTGTGCTTAAGTAAGTCTCAATTGCATCGCTAACGGTATCGTTAATGTCGATGGTTTTGAGTTGCGTCCGATCAATCATGATATCGCGGGCCGTTTTATCGTTGAGCTCAAAGGCCCGCCGCATGTACAGGTAGTCGTTTTGTTCGAGGTCCCCGTTTTGGACGGCGGCTTTGGAAACACTGAGGATTTCTGATTGTGATAATGCTTCGTCGTTTTCGTTGGCAACTGGTAAGCCCAGTAGCTTAACTACTCCAGAGGCGGAAACGTTCAGTAACCAAACGAAGGGATAGAAGATGACGTGGCAGTAATGTAAGGGCGTGCTAACCACGTTTAATACCTTGAGGGGCATATCAATACTCAGGTTTTTGGGCAGGATTTCTGTGAAGACCACCTCTAAGTAGGTCAACACGATAATTCCCAAAATGGCGCCAATTCCGTGCGCCGTGGCGCTCGGGGTTCCCATTCCGTCGTGACCGAGTACTCTGACAAAGACAGCAATTGCAAAGGATTCACCAATCCATCCCAGGATAATTCCGGCTAACGAAACTCCCACTTGGGTGGTAGATAGGTATTCATTCAGGTTTTTCACCATGTGCAGTTCACGGGTTAATTTCCGTTTTCGTTTGGTAGAAGTGTTTTCGTCATCGAGTTCCTCTTGTAGGGCCGTGGTCCGGGTTTGCACCAGGGCAAACTCACAGGCCACGAAAAAGCCGGCACAAAAGAATGTGACTAAAATAATAACTAAGTCGATAAATATCGATCCAGTAACCAAAGTAGCATTCCTCTTTTCGTTGATGTAAGTAAATAAAAATAGTAATAGTTGCTAACTAATCCTATTTTAAACAGTTATCTCTTATTTTACCATAATATTGTAGAAAACGACTCTGAAACTTCGGGCTAATTAGTTGCCTTGCTGGCTGGCTGGACCTAAAATATAGGCGTCAGGTAACTGATAGATTAATTGGTAAAGGGGTTTTTAAAATGGCACGGAATGAAATGCAAAATAACGGTCGCAATCCGTTAGATGATTTCTTTGGGAACTTTGGTAAGAGTTTGTTGACTTCAGTGGCTGGCGATAACCAAATGAAGACCGACGTGATTGAACATCAAACCGATTACGAAGTGATCGTGGAATTACCGGGATTTAAGAAACAGGATATTCATCTGACCTACAACGATGGCACTTTGAACGTGCATGCCACAAATGACATTAACGCAGAAATGCAAAATGAGGATGGACACGTCTTGAGTCAAGAACGGCGTTCCATGGACGTCACTCGATCCTTTTACCTGCCAGACGTGGATGACCACAAAATTGATGCCAACTACCACGATGGTTTGTTGAAAGTTACCTTACCGAAGGTTGCTTCCGCTGATGATGGCAGTAACAACATTGAAATTAAATAATTAAACCTAATAAAACATCTGGTCCCAGTTCGGACGAGATGTTTTATTTTTGCTTAAATTTGACGGAAACAAGAGCTTGGGGCCCGCGCCGAAGTTAGATTTCTGTATACTAATGGTAGTAAAAGGACGAAAGTGGGGATTCAGCATGCAAGAATTAACGGGTTTAACCAGTGCGGAAGTCCAAGCGCGAGTGCACCAAGGATTGAAGAATACGGAACCTAAACCCCTTACCAAATCAACGGGTCGGATTATTGCCGAGAACGTTTTTACTTTATTTAACTTAATTAACGTGGTGCTGGCAGTCATGGTCTTTACAACGGGGAGCTACAAAAACATGCTCTTCTTATTGATTGCCACGGTGAACACCTTGATTGGCATCTTTCAGGAGCTCCGTTCGAAACGCCAGATTGATAAAATGGCGCTGTTGTCACATTCACCGATTACGGTAATCCGGAACGGAACGGCGGAGTCGATTGCCCCAGCTGAGATTGTGGAGGGCGATACGTTAAAGATTACGTTGGGTGA
This genomic stretch from Fructilactobacillus carniphilus harbors:
- a CDS encoding hemolysin family protein, whose product is MVTGSIFIDLVIILVTFFCAGFFVACEFALVQTRTTALQEELDDENTSTKRKRKLTRELHMVKNLNEYLSTTQVGVSLAGIILGWIGESFAIAVFVRVLGHDGMGTPSATAHGIGAILGIIVLTYLEVVFTEILPKNLSIDMPLKVLNVVSTPLHYCHVIFYPFVWLLNVSASGVVKLLGLPVANENDEALSQSEILSVSKAAVQNGDLEQNDYLYMRRAFELNDKTARDIMIDRTQLKTIDINDTVSDAIETYLSTKFSRLPVVKDNDKDDILGYVYIYDLIKQSQINPDKPITTLIRKIDTTSETTTISIVLQQMIKNHQPIVVVIDEYGGTSGIITDKDIYEELFGTVRDEIDPSSHTYIFKQPNGSYKISGKLNTYDFEKYFDTQIKEFNESDIVTIAGFVIDHYPHIEVGDVVQIGHFNFKVLDYENSFINWFEVTEAPVTTDDDSEEH
- a CDS encoding Hsp20/alpha crystallin family protein; translation: MARNEMQNNGRNPLDDFFGNFGKSLLTSVAGDNQMKTDVIEHQTDYEVIVELPGFKKQDIHLTYNDGTLNVHATNDINAEMQNEDGHVLSQERRSMDVTRSFYLPDVDDHKIDANYHDGLLKVTLPKVASADDGSNNIEIK